From a single Miscanthus floridulus cultivar M001 chromosome 8, ASM1932011v1, whole genome shotgun sequence genomic region:
- the LOC136474772 gene encoding uncharacterized protein: protein MSPPPSLKHLPPATAAAASPRAVATPRATGIRGACALPTRRLWCSASAAVAGASSEMADAPLDWAERSLEELRSLPDHDTFCLMALSPLDGRYDRFVKELMPFFSEFGLIRYRVLIEIKWLLKLSQIPEITEVPQFSKEAQAFLNAIIENFCIDDAKEVKKIEKVTNHDVKAVEYFLKQRCSSNPEIAKVLEFFHFGCTSEDINNLSHALALKEGVNRVMFPAMIDICRALCSLATQNSGYPMLARTHGQPASPTTVGKEMANFAARLSNIGKSFSEVKILGKFAGAVGNYNANVVAYPEVDWPKVAEEFVRSLGLQFNPYVTQIEPHDYISKLFNLFTQFNNVLTDFDRDMWSYISLGYFKQIPKAGEVGSSTMPHKINPIDFENSDGNLCQANSILSGISMKLPISRLQRDLTDSTVLRNLGMGLGHSLLAYKATMNGISKVQVNESRLAEDLEQTWEVLAEPIQTVMRRYGIPEPYEKLKELTRGQAVTKDSMQQFIDGLDIPEEVRSRLSQLTPHSYTGLAEDLARDIENWVVLESGFQIK from the exons ATGTCACCGCCGCCGTCGCTCAAGCACCTGCCCCCGGCAACCGCCGCCGCGGCCTCTCCGCGCGCGGTCGCCACCCCGAGAGCCACCGGGATTCGCGGCGCCTGTGCACTCCCGACTCGGCGCCTCTGGTGCTCAGCCTCCGCCGCCGTGGCCGGAGCTTCCAGCGAG ATGGCTGATGCTCCGCTGGACTGGGCGGAGAGGTCGCTGGAGGAGTTGCGGAGCTTGCCGGACCACGACACGTTCTGCCTGATGGCGCTCTCGCCGCTGGACGGGCGGTACGATCGCTTCGTCAAGGAGCTCATGCCCTTCTTCAGCGAGTTCGGCCTAATCAGATACCGCGTTCTCATCGAG ATCAAGTGGCTACTGAAACTTTCTCAAATTCCTGAGATCACTGAGGTGCCTCAGTTCAGCAAGGAAGCCCAGGCCTTCTTGAATGCTATTATCGAGAATTTTTGCATTGATGATGCAAAAGAAGTAAAGAAAATTGAGAAAGTAACCAACCATGATGTGAAAGCTGTCGAGTACTTTCTGAAGCAAAGGTGCAGCTCAAATCCAGAGATTGCGAAG GTGTTGGAGTTCTTCCATTTTGGTTGTACCTCTGAAGATATCAACAATTTGTCACATGCATTGGCTCTGAAAGAGGGGGTAAATAGAGTTATGTTCCCTGCCATGATCGACATCTGCAGAGCATTGTGTTCGTTGGCAACACAAAATTCAGGCTACCCTATGTTGGCTCGAACTCATGGGCAG CCAGCATCACCAACAACCGTGGGAAAGGAGATGGCAAACTTTGCGGCCAGATTATCTAATATAGGAAAGAGTTTCTCGGAGGTGAAGATACTAGGGAAATTTGCTGGTGCTGTCGGCAATTACAATGCCAATGTGGTTGCATATCCTGAAGTTGATTGGCCTAAGGTGGCAGAAGAGTTTGTTAGATCCTTGGGTTTGCAGTTTAATCCCTACGTTACTCAG ATTGAGCCTCATGACTACATATCAAAGCTCTTCAATCTATTCACCCAGTTCAACAATGTGTTGACTGATTTTGATAGAGACATGTGGTCCTATATATCATTAGGCTACTTCAAGCAG ATACCAAAGGCTGGTGAAGTTGGTTCTTCCACTATGCCTCATAAAATCAACCCCATTGATTTTGAAAATAGTGATGGCAATTTATGTCAGGCGAATTCTATATTATCTGGTATAAGCATGAAACTGCCAATATCCCGGTTGCAG CGTGACCTGACAGACTCAACTGTTTTGAGAAACTTGGGTATGGGATTAGGTCATTCTCTATTGGCTTACAAAGCTACCATGAATGGAATCAGCAAGGTTCAG GTGAATGAATCACGTTTAGCTGAAGACTTGGAGCAAACTTGGGAGGTCCTTGCTGAGCCAATACAGACA GTGATGCGAAGATATGGAATACCCGAACCTTATGAGAAGCTGAAGGAACTGACGAGAGGTCAAGCTGTCACGAAGGACAGCATGCAACAATTCATTGATGGTCTAGACATACCGGAGGAGGTTCGATCAAGGCTTTCGCAGCTAACCCCGCATTCGTATACTGGGCTAGCGGAGGATTTGGCCAGAGACATCGAGAATTGGGTTGTTCTTGAAtctggatttcaaatcaagtga